From one Cellulosilyticum sp. I15G10I2 genomic stretch:
- a CDS encoding TIGR03915 family putative DNA repair protein — MKEYVYDNSFDGLLTAIFYAYQEKCDVKLTKEASYTPNLLYEKVPIKTEQDKADRVYNSLYTKLSYATLSNVYSLYLCDMPDMDTLIFSYVKLCFKHSDTINLAKNNDIIRAVDQYARRVSLEAHRFKGFVRFKEIAPLVFYAQIEPDHNILPLIMHHFEQRFSDQHFIIHDLKREYAIVYDLKQTYLRDLSVAEGQSLSACTDVDSFETLFKSFYQSVTITTKLNEKQQRSYMPKRYWKHIIET; from the coding sequence ATGAAAGAATATGTTTATGATAATAGCTTCGATGGCCTCTTAACTGCCATATTTTATGCCTATCAAGAAAAATGTGATGTTAAGCTCACAAAAGAGGCAAGTTACACGCCTAATCTATTATATGAAAAGGTCCCTATAAAAACCGAACAGGATAAAGCCGACAGAGTGTATAACAGCCTTTATACTAAACTGTCTTATGCGACACTTTCAAATGTATACTCTCTATATCTTTGTGATATGCCTGATATGGATACACTTATTTTTAGCTATGTAAAACTATGCTTCAAACATTCTGATACAATCAATCTTGCTAAAAATAATGATATCATCAGAGCTGTAGATCAATATGCAAGGCGCGTATCTTTAGAGGCTCATCGCTTTAAAGGTTTTGTACGTTTCAAAGAAATTGCACCGCTTGTTTTCTACGCCCAAATAGAACCCGACCATAACATCCTGCCTCTTATCATGCATCATTTTGAGCAGAGGTTTTCAGATCAGCACTTTATCATTCATGATCTTAAGCGCGAATACGCGATTGTATATGATCTTAAACAAACTTATTTACGAGATCTCTCCGTTGCAGAAGGCCAAAGTCTCTCTGCTTGCACAGATGTTGACTCCTTTGAAACGCTTTTTAAAAGCTTTTATCAATCTGTTACGATTACAACAAAACTTAATGAAAAGCAACAGCGCTCTTATATGCCTAAAAGATATTGGAAACATATAATTGAAACATAA
- a CDS encoding DUF2971 domain-containing protein encodes MKQQDLKPSLKQMGFEIGDIPINLYKYTGCTDQDKAKKFEALKVKRVWLCYAKYLNDPFEGLALYIDKLKLKERGWGEMQIKELYAGLKGLGDGMLIGSLAASGLEEDMPLWAHYAYDHKGYCLQYEVLDTAYIYPVIYENKRHLANETLSRFLLDAEGGLRSTEESIERFLVIWSSFMIKHMIWEYEKEYRILKYQVNEKKDQEVGNYFSEQELGLRLKAIYIGEKCIDKDELVEIGKQRGCEVYQMGLNPYEDEFKLIAQKIAASYQR; translated from the coding sequence ATGAAGCAGCAGGATTTAAAACCTTCATTAAAACAAATGGGCTTTGAGATTGGAGACATCCCTATAAATTTATATAAATATACAGGATGTACTGATCAAGATAAAGCAAAGAAGTTTGAAGCGTTAAAAGTAAAAAGGGTTTGGCTGTGCTATGCCAAGTACTTAAATGATCCATTTGAAGGGTTAGCTTTATATATTGATAAACTAAAGCTTAAAGAACGTGGATGGGGAGAAATGCAAATAAAAGAGCTTTACGCGGGTTTAAAAGGCTTGGGGGACGGGATGCTTATTGGGAGTCTTGCAGCTAGTGGATTAGAAGAAGATATGCCGCTATGGGCACATTATGCTTATGATCATAAAGGATATTGCTTGCAGTATGAAGTGTTAGACACCGCCTATATTTATCCTGTAATCTATGAAAACAAACGCCACTTAGCTAATGAAACGCTCAGTCGTTTTTTATTGGACGCCGAAGGAGGCTTAAGATCTACAGAAGAATCCATAGAACGATTTTTAGTTATTTGGTCTTCTTTTATGATCAAACATATGATATGGGAATATGAAAAAGAATATAGGATTTTAAAATATCAGGTGAATGAAAAAAAGGATCAAGAGGTGGGAAATTATTTTAGTGAACAAGAATTAGGGCTTAGATTAAAGGCGATTTATATAGGAGAGAAATGTATTGATAAAGATGAGCTCGTAGAGATAGGAAAACAAAGAGGTTGTGAAGTTTACCAAATGGGTTTAAATCCTTATGAAGATGAATTTAAGCTCATAGCACAAAAAATAGCTGCATCATATCAGAGATAA
- a CDS encoding putative DNA modification/repair radical SAM protein, protein MELQQKLEILSAAAKYDVSCSSSGSKRSSKSGDLGSVNSGGICHSFTPDGRCISLLKILLTNYCIYDCAYCVNRKSNNVSRAAFSAEEVVELTTNFYRRNYIEGLFLSSAVFKSPNHTMEMLTSILEKLRVEKGFGGYIHVKAIPGASQELIDKAGLFADRMSVNIELPSDNSLKLLAPEKKKEDIFKPMKQISANITTALAERKKYKKAPLYVPGGQSTQLIIGATPDNDLNILSLSQKLYDKYSLKRVYYSAYMPVNTGANLPAIKNPPTLREHRLYQGDWLLRFYGFKAEELLNEKTPNFDINFDPKTNWALNNLHLFPIEINVAPLAELLRIPGIGVRSARKIMSSRRIAPLNYSDLKKLGVVLKRAQYFITCNTKYYGSVDLDDTKIRTALTPKFDLNKIDGPYEQLNLFDNLADSSSKSPILFSPAFQIPSKLLLLEDNLTALTGEL, encoded by the coding sequence ATGGAACTGCAACAAAAACTAGAAATACTCTCTGCTGCGGCTAAGTATGATGTGTCATGTTCTTCTTCAGGCTCTAAAAGAAGTTCTAAAAGCGGTGATTTAGGCTCTGTAAACTCAGGAGGGATTTGCCATAGCTTTACCCCCGATGGCAGATGCATTTCTCTTCTTAAGATTCTTTTAACAAACTATTGTATCTATGACTGTGCTTATTGTGTAAACCGAAAATCAAATAATGTCTCCCGCGCCGCCTTCTCAGCTGAAGAGGTCGTTGAACTTACAACAAACTTTTATAGACGCAACTACATTGAAGGACTTTTTTTAAGCTCCGCCGTCTTTAAAAGCCCTAATCATACGATGGAAATGCTGACATCTATTCTCGAAAAACTACGCGTTGAAAAAGGCTTTGGCGGTTACATTCATGTAAAAGCTATACCAGGTGCCAGCCAGGAGCTTATTGATAAGGCAGGCCTTTTTGCAGATAGGATGAGCGTTAATATCGAGCTGCCATCGGACAACTCCCTCAAACTGCTTGCTCCTGAAAAAAAGAAGGAAGATATTTTTAAACCTATGAAGCAAATTAGTGCAAATATTACAACTGCTTTAGCTGAACGCAAAAAATATAAAAAAGCTCCACTTTATGTGCCCGGAGGTCAAAGTACTCAGCTTATTATAGGCGCTACCCCTGATAATGATTTAAACATCCTCAGCTTATCGCAGAAGCTTTATGATAAATACAGCTTAAAGCGTGTGTATTATTCAGCGTATATGCCAGTTAATACAGGTGCTAACCTGCCTGCTATTAAAAATCCGCCCACACTCCGTGAACATAGACTTTATCAAGGAGATTGGCTCCTTAGATTCTATGGATTTAAAGCTGAAGAACTTTTAAATGAAAAAACGCCTAATTTTGATATCAATTTTGATCCTAAAACTAATTGGGCACTTAATAATCTTCACCTTTTCCCGATTGAAATAAACGTGGCACCCTTAGCCGAACTTCTTCGTATACCAGGTATCGGTGTACGAAGTGCTAGGAAGATTATGAGTTCAAGACGTATTGCACCACTTAATTACTCAGATCTTAAAAAACTCGGTGTTGTTCTTAAAAGGGCACAATACTTTATTACATGCAATACAAAATATTACGGCTCAGTTGATCTTGATGATACCAAAATCCGCACTGCACTTACCCCTAAATTTGATTTAAATAAAATAGATGGTCCCTATGAGCAGCTTAATCTATTTGATAATCTTGCAGATTCTTCTAGTAAGTCTCCAATACTTTTTTCTCCAGCTTTTCAAATCCCCTCAAAGCTGTTGCTTTTAGAAGATAATCTGACAGCCCTAACCGGCGAACTATAA
- a CDS encoding TRAP transporter substrate-binding protein, whose translation MMKKLLALGLSAFLALGLTACGSKSEGVNNAGSSSSGTSTEAAKPVETTTLKLAHNLNEQHSVHIAMVEFARLAEEKSEGSLKFEIFPNGQLGGESEVLEQLQAGAVSMTKVSAAALTPYSEGYNAFTLPYVFLNEEHFYKSMESDAVKELYAETKEQGFIGLTYYNSGARSFYTKNKPILTPADLKGVKIRVMGFESQTDMIQALGGTPVGLPYGDVYTSLQSGVIDGAESNETALTIGKHGEVAKQFSYDEHTRIPDILVMSSKVMDSLTAEQQQVIFEAAAESTEFHKPLWTASIDEAIKEAQETQGVTFNEVDKGPFREAVAPMIEKYASAMPQVKALLDAFKGLE comes from the coding sequence ATGATGAAAAAGTTATTAGCATTAGGTTTAAGCGCATTTTTAGCTCTAGGATTGACTGCATGTGGAAGTAAGAGCGAAGGCGTTAACAACGCAGGAAGTAGTTCAAGCGGAACATCAACAGAGGCTGCAAAACCAGTTGAGACAACAACATTAAAATTAGCACATAACTTAAATGAACAACATTCAGTGCATATTGCTATGGTAGAATTTGCAAGATTGGCAGAAGAAAAGAGTGAGGGTTCATTAAAATTTGAGATTTTTCCTAATGGTCAATTAGGTGGAGAAAGTGAAGTACTAGAGCAGTTACAAGCAGGGGCTGTTTCAATGACAAAAGTTTCTGCAGCTGCATTAACACCATATAGCGAAGGGTACAATGCGTTTACATTACCTTATGTTTTCCTCAATGAAGAGCATTTCTATAAAAGTATGGAATCAGATGCAGTTAAAGAACTATATGCTGAAACTAAAGAGCAGGGCTTCATTGGATTAACATACTATAATTCTGGCGCGCGTTCGTTCTATACAAAAAACAAACCGATATTAACACCAGCAGATTTAAAAGGAGTAAAGATCAGAGTTATGGGATTTGAATCTCAGACAGATATGATTCAAGCTTTAGGAGGAACACCAGTTGGACTGCCTTATGGAGATGTTTATACTTCATTACAATCGGGCGTTATCGATGGTGCAGAAAGTAATGAGACAGCTTTAACAATAGGTAAACATGGAGAAGTTGCAAAACAATTTAGTTATGATGAACATACTAGAATTCCAGATATTTTAGTTATGAGTTCAAAAGTTATGGATTCATTAACGGCTGAACAGCAACAAGTTATATTTGAAGCAGCGGCAGAATCTACTGAATTCCACAAACCATTATGGACTGCATCAATTGATGAAGCTATTAAAGAGGCACAAGAAACACAAGGTGTAACTTTTAACGAAGTAGATAAAGGACCATTTAGAGAAGCAGTTGCACCAATGATAGAGAAATATGCTAGTGCAATGCCACAGGTGAAGGCGTTATTAGATGCATTTAAGGGGTTAGAATAA
- a CDS encoding LacI family DNA-binding transcriptional regulator, protein MSYTIYDLARDSGVSVATVSRVINKNGSVKEKTRNKILKLMQENNYTPNAYARGLNNISMKTIGVLISDIGNPFFAELVKSIDLVCQKNQYKIILCSTENNAEIERKEIEMLIQKQVEGFIVAGSRPIKDENADFLIQVSQTYPIVMINSFIKGGNKLFSIMVDEKKASFEAYSQLLSRGHENIFFFGDLNWKTTVAKLSGLKESMEQFNRSFDKLHFIDCPFSYSSGKDGIKLLIERKIPFPYTICCSSDMIAIGAMRELLTLGIKIPEQVSLVGYSNTEISSLTTPSLTTIDQKMSKLGEKGANLFIEVLNGTYPINKKIYSEYEFLIRESTF, encoded by the coding sequence ATGAGTTATACGATATACGATCTAGCCCGAGACAGCGGCGTTTCTGTAGCTACCGTATCGAGAGTAATAAATAAAAACGGCTCAGTAAAAGAAAAAACGCGCAATAAAATATTAAAACTCATGCAAGAAAATAATTATACCCCCAATGCCTATGCACGGGGTTTAAATAACATAAGTATGAAAACTATCGGTGTACTTATTTCCGATATTGGCAACCCTTTCTTTGCTGAGCTTGTAAAAAGTATTGATTTAGTATGTCAGAAGAATCAGTATAAAATTATTTTATGTTCTACAGAAAATAATGCAGAAATAGAAAGAAAAGAAATAGAAATGCTTATCCAAAAACAAGTAGAAGGATTTATAGTCGCTGGTAGCAGACCCATCAAAGATGAAAATGCTGACTTTTTAATACAAGTTAGTCAAACATATCCTATTGTAATGATAAATTCCTTTATAAAAGGTGGTAATAAGCTATTTTCTATAATGGTAGATGAAAAGAAAGCAAGTTTCGAGGCCTATAGCCAACTTCTATCACGAGGCCATGAAAACATATTCTTTTTTGGAGATCTCAACTGGAAAACAACTGTTGCAAAGCTTTCTGGTCTTAAGGAATCTATGGAGCAATTTAATCGCTCATTTGATAAGTTGCATTTTATTGACTGTCCATTCAGCTATTCCAGTGGAAAAGATGGTATTAAACTACTTATTGAGAGAAAAATACCATTTCCTTATACGATCTGTTGCTCATCTGACATGATTGCAATAGGTGCTATGAGAGAGTTATTAACCTTGGGTATCAAAATACCAGAACAAGTTTCTCTAGTTGGTTATAGTAATACAGAAATCTCTTCATTAACAACTCCCTCGCTAACCACTATAGATCAAAAGATGTCAAAACTAGGGGAAAAAGGTGCAAATCTTTTCATCGAAGTTTTAAACGGTACTTATCCTATTAATAAAAAAATCTACTCTGAATATGAATTTTTAATTAGGGAATCAACATTTTAG
- a CDS encoding O-acetylhomoserine aminocarboxypropyltransferase/cysteine synthase family protein: MRIETQCIQEGYAPKNGEPRVLPIYQSTTYKYNSTEEVAKLFDMEADGHMYSRISNPTVDAVEKKIAALEGGIGAMCTTSGQAASMIALLNFLKAGDHLISAGNIYGGTLNLLGVTLKRMGIEVTFVNADTDPDTLQAAFKPHTKAVFGETIANPSMAILDIEKFAALAHHNNVPLVIDNTFATPILCRPIEYGADIVIHSTTKYMDGHAVQVGGVIVDSGNFDWANGNFPDFTEPDPSYHGVIYTKQFGKAAYIAKARYQLMRDMGVYPSAHAAFLLNLGLETLALRVERHCSNALKVAEFLEGHSQIEFVNYPGLAANKYYNLAKKYTPDGCSGVISFSIKGDREAAIRFMDTLKLAAIVVHVADLRTSVLHPASSTHRQLTNEQLIASGITPGLIRLSVGIENVLDIIEDLKQALAQI, encoded by the coding sequence GTGCGAATAGAAACACAATGTATCCAAGAAGGCTATGCGCCTAAAAATGGTGAACCTAGAGTTTTACCAATCTATCAAAGCACCACATATAAATACAATTCCACCGAAGAAGTTGCAAAGCTTTTTGATATGGAAGCCGATGGACATATGTACTCAAGAATATCCAATCCTACTGTTGATGCAGTCGAAAAAAAAATTGCTGCACTCGAAGGTGGTATAGGTGCTATGTGTACAACTTCTGGGCAAGCTGCTTCTATGATCGCTTTATTAAACTTTCTTAAAGCCGGGGATCATCTAATTAGTGCAGGTAACATTTATGGCGGTACACTTAATTTATTGGGTGTAACGCTTAAAAGAATGGGCATTGAAGTTACTTTTGTTAATGCTGATACGGATCCGGATACGCTCCAAGCAGCTTTTAAGCCTCATACAAAAGCTGTTTTTGGTGAAACCATTGCGAATCCTTCTATGGCTATTTTAGATATTGAGAAATTTGCAGCCCTTGCACATCATAACAATGTACCGCTTGTGATTGATAATACATTTGCAACACCTATTCTCTGCAGACCTATTGAATACGGTGCAGATATCGTTATTCACTCTACAACTAAATATATGGATGGACATGCGGTACAAGTAGGCGGGGTTATTGTGGACAGTGGTAACTTTGACTGGGCTAATGGCAACTTCCCTGACTTTACTGAACCTGACCCCTCTTATCATGGAGTTATTTATACCAAGCAGTTTGGTAAAGCTGCCTATATTGCAAAAGCCCGTTATCAACTAATGAGAGATATGGGTGTATATCCTTCTGCCCATGCAGCATTCCTCTTAAATTTAGGCCTCGAAACACTGGCTCTTAGAGTAGAAAGACATTGCAGCAATGCTTTAAAAGTTGCTGAATTTCTTGAAGGACATTCTCAAATAGAATTTGTTAATTATCCAGGGCTTGCTGCTAATAAGTATTATAATCTTGCAAAAAAATATACGCCTGATGGCTGTAGCGGCGTTATTTCATTTTCTATAAAAGGCGACCGCGAGGCTGCTATTCGGTTTATGGATACTTTAAAGCTGGCAGCTATTGTTGTCCATGTCGCAGATCTTAGAACTTCTGTCCTTCACCCAGCAAGCTCAACCCATAGACAGCTTACAAATGAGCAGCTGATAGCTTCTGGCATTACCCCAGGACTTATCAGACTTTCAGTAGGTATAGAAAATGTCCTTGATATTATAGAAGACCTCAAACAGGCTCTTGCACAAATTTAA
- a CDS encoding TRAP transporter large permease produces MAIQAALILFTVFLILLAIGVPISISIGISAIVTSLMVVPFDVAIFTISQKMINGVGSFSLLAVPLFVLSGNIMNNGGVAKKLVNFAKVLGGRIPGSLAHTNVLGNMLFGALSGSAVAACAAIGGTMAPLQKEEGYDPAFSAAVNIASSPAGMLIPPSGVLILFSLVAGGVSVSALFIAGYIPGILMGASVMLVAFFHAKKHKYPVSQRVSFKEALLVFLDALPSLLLIVIVIGGIVGGAFTATEGAAIAVIYPLILSMFYKTLTLENMKDIILKTAVTTGVIMFLVAASSAMSWIMAYTGIPQAISGLILSISTNKIVILLIMNITLLIVGTFMDLTPAVLIFTPIFLPIATQLGLHPVHFGMILVFNLCIGIMTPPVGSVLFIGCSVADVSIEKTIKPLLPFFAALIIVLLLITYIPELSLFLPRLFNII; encoded by the coding sequence ATGGCTATACAGGCAGCTTTAATATTATTTACAGTTTTCCTTATTCTTTTGGCAATTGGAGTACCTATTTCTATAAGTATAGGCATATCTGCAATAGTGACATCATTGATGGTTGTACCTTTTGATGTCGCCATATTCACAATATCTCAAAAAATGATAAATGGCGTAGGTAGCTTTTCATTGCTAGCCGTTCCTTTATTTGTACTGTCTGGTAATATTATGAATAATGGAGGCGTTGCAAAAAAGCTTGTTAATTTTGCAAAAGTACTAGGAGGAAGAATACCTGGTTCTTTAGCGCATACTAATGTGCTTGGCAATATGTTATTTGGCGCTTTATCAGGATCTGCAGTTGCAGCATGTGCTGCTATTGGAGGAACTATGGCGCCATTACAAAAAGAAGAAGGATATGATCCAGCATTTTCAGCAGCGGTTAATATTGCTTCTTCTCCAGCGGGGATGCTTATTCCGCCAAGCGGAGTGCTAATATTATTCTCATTAGTTGCTGGCGGCGTATCAGTATCAGCTTTATTTATTGCGGGATATATACCAGGTATATTAATGGGTGCGTCAGTAATGTTAGTTGCCTTTTTTCATGCAAAAAAGCATAAATATCCAGTTTCACAAAGAGTATCATTTAAAGAAGCACTTTTGGTATTTCTAGATGCTCTTCCTAGTTTATTACTTATAGTTATAGTTATTGGTGGTATAGTTGGCGGGGCATTTACAGCAACTGAGGGTGCCGCAATCGCTGTCATATATCCATTAATCCTATCCATGTTTTATAAAACGCTGACTTTAGAAAATATGAAAGATATCATATTAAAAACAGCAGTAACAACAGGTGTCATCATGTTCCTTGTGGCAGCATCATCGGCTATGTCTTGGATTATGGCATATACTGGTATACCACAAGCTATAAGTGGATTGATATTATCCATCTCAACGAATAAAATTGTAATTCTATTAATTATGAATATAACTTTATTAATAGTGGGGACTTTTATGGATCTAACACCAGCAGTGCTCATATTTACGCCAATATTCCTGCCAATAGCTACACAGCTTGGACTACATCCAGTACATTTTGGTATGATTTTAGTATTTAATCTATGTATAGGTATTATGACACCGCCTGTGGGAAGCGTTCTATTTATTGGGTGCAGTGTAGCGGACGTATCTATAGAAAAAACAATAAAACCATTATTACCTTTCTTTGCGGCTTTAATTATAGTGCTACTATTAATAACTTATATACCAGAACTTAGTTTATTCTTACCAAGATTATTCAATATAATATAA
- a CDS encoding TRAP transporter small permease, with amino-acid sequence MIKIKTILNKVLSFVISMLLVVMTTLVLWQVFTRYILNNPSTFTEELVIIILIWTSFLGTAFAFGTRQHMALIFLKEKLHGKKRIMLEVFIDLLVLLFAVIILIFGGKAITEGVFSVKTPILGISRGLIYISTVVSGVIITFYQLVNILEDLKIRDNLEKID; translated from the coding sequence ATGATAAAGATAAAAACGATTTTAAATAAAGTTTTGTCGTTTGTTATATCAATGCTTTTAGTAGTAATGACAACATTAGTCTTATGGCAGGTTTTTACTAGATATATATTAAATAACCCGAGTACTTTTACAGAAGAATTAGTTATTATAATTTTAATATGGACTTCTTTTTTAGGTACGGCATTTGCATTTGGTACCAGACAGCATATGGCATTAATCTTTTTAAAAGAAAAACTTCATGGAAAAAAAAGAATTATGTTAGAGGTATTTATAGATTTATTAGTATTGTTATTTGCTGTAATCATACTCATTTTTGGTGGGAAAGCCATTACAGAAGGAGTATTTTCAGTCAAAACGCCTATATTAGGGATATCTAGAGGACTAATTTATATAAGTACGGTGGTATCTGGTGTAATTATTACGTTTTATCAGCTTGTAAACATATTAGAAGATTTGAAAATAAGGGATAACCTAGAAAAGATTGATTAA
- a CDS encoding glycoside hydrolase family 31 protein — translation MIRTKYIFEFIKEENNTLYFNLKEGKTVAKVFVLEEDVIRVLFYENELKLDKTWLVAPGMDDIEKEGRDRLDISPFTKPQFTYEIKDEMCSVETSKIKVVFEMDGMKATWYYKNKDQEILLVKDRKTQAYNFEGSLGKGPFHYLERNLDEQYYGLGEKAGNSNRYGKRYRMMSVDPMGYDAEFTDPLYKHIPFYITRNKQSKVSFGIFYDNLSTSIFDLGNELDNYHGYYRYYNAEDGDLDYYIIVGPEIKNVTQTFSWLTGRTIFTPKWSIGYSGSTMSYTDAPNAQEQLLNFVKDCKVNDIPCDSFQLSSGYTSIGDKRYVFNWNTDKVPTPKEMSKSFHDNGIKLCANIKPALLIDHPMYKELDEKKMFIRDSKGENTEIAQFWDDIGAYVDFTNAESFNWWKAQVTEKLLEYGIDSTWNDNNEYEIWDGEAKAQGFGKEINISQIRPLQSLLMMKASFEAQKEYNPNLRPYLISRSGCPGMQRYVQTWSGDNRTSYNNLKFNIKMGIGLSLSGVYNIGHDVGGFSGPAPEPELFVRWVQNGIFHPRFTIHSWNDDATVNVPWMYPEMITFIRSAIKFRSKITPYLYNLNYRAHKYYEPMIKPTFYDFGNDEKTFEECDDFMLGNDLLVASVVEKGQFERPVYLPEYTQGWYDFNTGIWYEGGQTVNIPAPLHYTPLLIKAGAIIPINDAEITFETKAQDKRGFMVFPAKGIANSNYELYEDDGYTNDYKNNIFTIVKVKMISDEHSVQLEISSQGEYKLPYNTIRIYLPKSEVREVIINGKKAEKNIECIYEVELV, via the coding sequence ATGATTAGAACAAAATATATTTTTGAGTTTATAAAAGAAGAAAATAATACGCTTTATTTTAATCTAAAAGAAGGAAAAACAGTAGCTAAAGTTTTTGTTTTAGAAGAAGATGTCATAAGAGTATTATTTTATGAAAATGAACTTAAATTAGATAAAACATGGCTTGTAGCACCAGGTATGGATGATATAGAAAAAGAAGGTCGAGACAGACTTGACATTTCACCTTTTACTAAACCACAATTTACGTATGAGATAAAAGATGAAATGTGTAGCGTAGAAACCTCAAAAATAAAAGTTGTTTTTGAGATGGATGGTATGAAAGCAACTTGGTATTATAAAAATAAAGATCAAGAAATTTTACTAGTTAAAGATAGAAAAACTCAAGCCTATAATTTCGAAGGCTCTTTAGGAAAAGGACCATTCCATTACTTAGAAAGAAATTTAGATGAACAATATTATGGACTAGGCGAAAAAGCTGGTAATTCAAATAGGTATGGCAAAAGATACAGAATGATGAGTGTAGACCCAATGGGGTATGATGCAGAATTTACTGACCCATTATATAAACACATACCATTTTACATAACCAGAAACAAACAATCTAAAGTGTCCTTTGGTATTTTTTATGATAATTTATCTACTTCTATTTTTGATTTAGGTAATGAGTTAGATAATTACCACGGATACTATCGCTATTATAATGCAGAGGATGGAGATCTAGATTATTACATCATCGTTGGTCCAGAAATTAAAAATGTTACCCAGACATTTTCTTGGTTAACGGGGAGAACAATATTTACACCAAAGTGGAGTATCGGGTACTCAGGTTCAACAATGTCTTATACTGATGCGCCAAATGCCCAAGAACAATTACTTAATTTTGTAAAAGATTGTAAAGTAAATGATATACCTTGTGATTCATTTCAGTTATCTTCAGGCTATACTTCTATAGGAGATAAAAGATATGTGTTTAATTGGAACACAGACAAAGTACCAACACCAAAAGAAATGTCAAAAAGCTTTCATGATAATGGTATAAAACTATGCGCTAATATAAAACCTGCATTATTAATAGACCACCCTATGTATAAAGAACTGGATGAAAAGAAAATGTTCATTAGAGACAGTAAAGGTGAAAATACAGAGATTGCCCAATTTTGGGATGATATTGGGGCTTATGTAGATTTTACAAACGCTGAGTCTTTTAATTGGTGGAAAGCTCAGGTCACAGAAAAGTTGCTTGAGTACGGAATAGATAGTACCTGGAACGATAACAACGAGTACGAAATTTGGGATGGTGAAGCTAAAGCTCAAGGATTTGGAAAAGAGATTAATATAAGTCAAATAAGACCGCTTCAATCTTTACTCATGATGAAAGCATCTTTTGAAGCACAAAAAGAATATAACCCGAACTTAAGGCCATATCTTATTTCAAGATCAGGTTGTCCAGGCATGCAAAGATATGTACAAACTTGGTCAGGAGATAATAGGACCTCATATAATAATTTAAAATTTAATATTAAAATGGGTATTGGCTTAAGCTTAAGCGGCGTTTATAATATTGGACATGATGTGGGCGGGTTTTCTGGTCCTGCACCAGAACCGGAATTATTTGTTAGATGGGTACAAAATGGTATTTTTCATCCGAGATTTACTATTCACTCATGGAATGATGATGCAACAGTGAATGTTCCGTGGATGTACCCTGAAATGATTACCTTCATAAGAAGCGCAATTAAGTTTAGAAGTAAAATTACGCCATACTTATATAATCTAAATTATAGAGCCCATAAATATTATGAACCTATGATAAAACCAACTTTTTATGACTTTGGAAATGACGAAAAAACCTTTGAAGAATGTGATGACTTTATGTTAGGTAATGACTTATTAGTAGCATCAGTAGTTGAAAAAGGTCAATTTGAAAGACCTGTATACCTTCCGGAGTATACCCAAGGCTGGTATGATTTTAATACAGGTATTTGGTATGAGGGTGGGCAAACTGTTAATATTCCAGCACCGCTTCATTATACACCGCTACTTATTAAAGCGGGGGCTATTATCCCTATCAATGATGCAGAAATAACTTTCGAAACTAAAGCGCAAGATAAAAGAGGATTCATGGTATTTCCAGCAAAAGGTATAGCTAATAGCAACTATGAGTTGTATGAAGATGACGGGTATACTAATGACTATAAAAACAATATCTTTACTATTGTTAAAGTTAAAATGATTTCTGATGAACATAGTGTTCAATTAGAAATTTCTTCCCAAGGGGAGTATAAACTTCCTTATAATACAATAAGAATTTATCTTCCTAAAAGTGAAGTAAGAGAAGTCATTATAAATGGTAAGAAAGCAGAGAAAAATATTGAATGTATTTATGAAGTTGAATTAGTATAA